A genomic stretch from Brockia lithotrophica includes:
- a CDS encoding ABC transporter ATP-binding protein, producing MCEDRVLEVEGLAFARGTFALEGITFCVGPGEIVALVGSNGSGKSTLLRLVAGFLRPRAGSVRLFGRPREEYRGRELARLLAFLPQEVPSRLPLSVAELVQSGRYPYRGLLAPPRLDEVAREALEVTGTWDLRHRNVGELSGGERQRVYLAMALAQRPRLFLLDEPTTFLDLAHQVEFLDLLERLARREGFSVLLVLHDLSLAARVADRFLVLARGRLVADGPPTEVLTEELLRDAFGLVAVVRIVEGVPVVVPRRKSFLGSERDVSELRA from the coding sequence ATGTGTGAAGACCGCGTCCTGGAAGTCGAAGGTTTGGCGTTTGCCCGTGGGACCTTCGCCCTCGAAGGCATCACCTTTTGCGTAGGCCCCGGGGAAATCGTCGCCCTCGTCGGGTCCAACGGTTCGGGGAAGTCCACGCTCCTTCGCCTCGTGGCGGGCTTTCTCCGGCCGCGGGCGGGAAGCGTGCGCCTCTTTGGCCGGCCGCGGGAGGAATACCGGGGACGGGAGCTCGCCCGGCTCCTCGCCTTCCTCCCTCAGGAGGTTCCCTCGCGCCTCCCCCTTTCGGTCGCCGAACTCGTCCAGAGCGGGCGCTATCCTTACCGCGGCCTCTTGGCGCCGCCTCGGTTGGACGAGGTCGCGCGCGAGGCCTTGGAGGTGACGGGCACGTGGGACCTGCGCCACCGGAACGTGGGGGAGCTCTCCGGTGGCGAGCGCCAGCGGGTATACCTCGCCATGGCCTTGGCCCAGAGGCCGCGCCTGTTCCTCCTCGACGAACCTACGACCTTCCTCGACCTCGCGCACCAGGTCGAGTTCCTCGACCTCCTCGAACGCCTCGCGCGGCGCGAAGGGTTTTCCGTGCTCCTCGTCCTCCACGACCTGAGCCTCGCCGCGCGCGTGGCCGACCGCTTTCTCGTTCTCGCCCGTGGGCGCCTCGTGGCCGACGGCCCGCCTACGGAAGTGCTCACGGAGGAACTCCTGCGGGACGCCTTCGGACTCGTCGCTGTCGTCCGCATCGTCGAGGGCGTTCCCGTGGTCGTGCCGCGCCGAAAGAGTTTTCTCGGCTCCGAGCGCGACGTTTCGGAGCTCAGAGCTTAG
- a CDS encoding FecCD family ABC transporter permease: MYPPAVRRRAWLLGGLFVVSLVLVAWWGLFVGSVSLSPGEVWAALRGEGRTAAQHIVWDLRLPRLLAGALVGSALAASGAILQGVLRNPLADPALIGVSAGAGLVAAVVFLLFPEKLAFLPLGAFLGGLGTTLLIYAVAWLRGAAPVTLILVGLAVNAVFGAAMTALMVVFGDRVAPVVFWHAGRLTGVSWPEVHMALPYAAVGILLTFFAVRPLKMLLLGDEVAASLGFPVRTARFFLIALASFLAGTAVSVAGLLGFVGLVVPHIVRLLVGGDYRHVLPLSLLFGGLFVVLADTAARTVLAPFELPVGVFLSAVGGLFFLYLLFRGRVGGVDV, translated from the coding sequence CTGTACCCGCCGGCGGTTCGGCGGCGCGCCTGGTTGCTTGGCGGCCTTTTCGTGGTCTCGCTCGTTCTCGTCGCCTGGTGGGGGCTCTTCGTCGGTTCGGTTTCCCTCTCTCCGGGAGAGGTATGGGCGGCCCTCCGCGGCGAAGGACGGACGGCGGCGCAGCACATCGTCTGGGATCTCCGCCTCCCGAGGCTTCTCGCCGGTGCGCTCGTGGGATCCGCCCTTGCGGCTTCCGGTGCCATCCTCCAGGGGGTTTTGCGCAACCCCCTCGCAGACCCGGCGCTCATCGGCGTCTCCGCCGGAGCGGGGCTCGTCGCCGCCGTCGTCTTCCTCCTCTTTCCCGAGAAGCTCGCCTTCCTTCCCTTGGGTGCCTTTCTCGGGGGATTGGGGACGACGCTCCTCATCTACGCCGTCGCTTGGCTCCGCGGGGCGGCTCCCGTGACGCTCATCCTCGTGGGGCTTGCCGTAAATGCCGTCTTCGGCGCGGCGATGACGGCGCTCATGGTCGTCTTCGGCGACCGCGTGGCGCCCGTGGTCTTTTGGCATGCCGGGAGGCTCACGGGGGTGAGCTGGCCGGAAGTCCACATGGCGTTGCCGTACGCCGCCGTGGGAATCCTCCTCACCTTTTTCGCCGTACGACCGCTCAAGATGCTCCTTCTCGGGGACGAGGTGGCGGCGTCCCTCGGCTTCCCCGTGCGCACTGCCCGGTTTTTCCTCATCGCGTTGGCGAGCTTCCTCGCGGGGACGGCGGTGAGTGTGGCGGGCCTTTTGGGCTTCGTGGGCCTCGTCGTCCCCCACATCGTACGCCTGCTCGTCGGCGGGGACTACCGCCACGTGCTTCCTCTGTCCCTCCTCTTCGGTGGGCTCTTTGTCGTCTTGGCGGATACGGCGGCGCGGACGGTTCTCGCCCCCTTCGAGCTTCCCGTCGGCGTGTTTCTCTCCGCCGTCGGCGGGCTCTTCTTCCTCTACCTCCTCTTTCGCGGCAGGGTCGGTGGCGTAGATGTGTGA
- a CDS encoding ABC transporter substrate-binding protein, whose translation MVREKKRRGNVARALVWVLVVFFVASLAFAGGCGKGAQTAEEPKKPEGQTEQASASKSEKIVVRDGTGREVAFDAPVRRVAALVTGDLEVAAKLGAEIVGRPTSYMAPPAGLEQVPQIGSPPGMGSGPDFEKIFEIRPELLLGPASLRAHLAQLEDKGIKVLLFQPRSVEDVKLEILTVGKVLGKEDEAKKLVGEIDSKIAALRGKVSGKRVLVVWGAPGTYLAALPSSVLGDYLTILGSENVAKDFPPLPDRPTFASLSPELVVDKDPEVILLAAHGRPDEVRQNFLKDMESHPAWRNVKAVKENRVYVLPPEFTTMNPGPKVADALALFADALEGKLPVSAPAGGHPGGAPPGGSGGHPGGAPPSGSGGHPGR comes from the coding sequence ATGGTTCGGGAGAAGAAGCGAAGGGGGAACGTCGCACGCGCGTTGGTCTGGGTGCTCGTCGTGTTTTTCGTGGCATCCTTGGCGTTTGCCGGCGGATGCGGCAAGGGCGCACAGACGGCCGAGGAGCCGAAGAAGCCGGAAGGACAGACCGAGCAGGCTTCCGCTTCGAAGTCGGAGAAGATCGTCGTCCGCGACGGAACGGGGCGCGAGGTCGCGTTCGACGCGCCCGTAAGGCGCGTCGCCGCCCTCGTCACTGGCGACCTCGAGGTGGCGGCGAAGCTCGGTGCGGAAATCGTCGGCCGTCCCACATCCTACATGGCGCCTCCCGCCGGGCTCGAACAGGTCCCGCAGATCGGTTCTCCGCCTGGAATGGGGAGCGGTCCGGACTTTGAAAAGATTTTCGAGATCCGTCCGGAGCTCCTTTTGGGCCCGGCGTCCTTGAGGGCGCACCTCGCCCAGCTCGAGGATAAGGGGATCAAGGTCCTCCTCTTTCAGCCGCGCTCCGTCGAAGACGTAAAGCTGGAGATCCTCACCGTAGGCAAGGTGCTCGGGAAGGAAGACGAGGCGAAGAAGCTCGTCGGCGAGATCGATTCCAAGATCGCCGCGCTTCGCGGGAAGGTGTCCGGTAAGCGCGTGCTCGTCGTCTGGGGTGCACCGGGGACGTACTTGGCCGCCCTCCCGTCCTCGGTCCTCGGAGACTACCTCACGATCCTCGGGAGCGAAAACGTGGCCAAGGATTTTCCGCCGCTTCCCGATCGGCCGACGTTTGCTTCCTTGAGTCCCGAACTCGTGGTCGATAAAGACCCCGAAGTGATCCTTCTCGCTGCCCACGGACGTCCCGACGAGGTGCGGCAGAACTTCCTGAAGGACATGGAGTCACACCCGGCTTGGAGGAACGTAAAGGCCGTAAAGGAAAACCGCGTGTACGTCCTTCCCCCGGAGTTCACGACGATGAACCCGGGGCCGAAGGTGGCCGACGCCCTCGCCCTCTTTGCCGACGCGCTCGAAGGGAAGCTCCCGGTGAGCGCCCCCGCGGGCGGTCATCCGGGTGGAGCGCCTCCTGGCGGATCGGGCGGCCATCCGGGTGGAGCACCCCCTAGCGGATCGGGCGGTCATCCGGGCAGGTGA